The window ATTCAGCCAGTTTTatggataataattttttgttataaatacatatttgtatttttaaaatcataaattaatgattttaaaaaaaaaattaaatactacaacaaataaatagtttattaaaattatttatttaatttagaatgtaataataaatataaaaaacaattacaacaTAACACCTAATAAACAAGTATCAAATGTCGATAAAATTTCTTGCACTTGTCGTTCAGTTGGttttatataatcattataataaacacaaatattaatgataagtggttcttttgatttatcaagaaGTAATCCTCTGTCTTGATCAAGTGTAACAACACCATGTGGATTCCAAaatcttaaataaaaattaatccatTCATCTTCTTCACCACAATCATATTGTCCAACATATGTTATTGAATAACGTGGTTTTATTGATCCTTTTATTGTCCAAAATTCAACTGGTATATTTGTATCTGGATTAACAATACTATTACAACCAAGTCTATAATCATATGCTAAATTTGTTGTCCTTGAAAGTCTTGTttctgatgataatgatgaatttgtacttgttttatttgtttttaatgatgatccatttttaaattcattcatcattaatccaataaaaaataattttattattaaattattcatttttaaaaaaacgttttaatctattgaaaaagttattttaattaaacaatatggtcttttaattttaaaaaggaaaattgaaatttacagtattttttttaaggaaaaaaaattcaatagtaatttatttattgatttataattattaaattaacttttataatcaacttacatatttaaattattaaattattattaacacttgttattttttattaatttataatatattttttaatatcactgAAGCAATAACTGATGTGATCTGTACTTTCTCTAGACGTATACTGCAGAGTATACATAAAAACAACTTCTTTATATAGTTTCAAAGAGAAAAGGTTAAAGttcttttaatgttttataatttttccatcaatatatatatatatacttttgcaAGGTAGTCTACACAACGACGACGATCCTACAAGGTATATATTGTTCATGTCAGAAGTTACAAAGAAACTTttagaaagtaaaaaattcaagcagAAGCCTTGAAcaaatcttttaaatataaaaaataataataagtagttaaataaaacattcttattttgtcaataatacatatgataaaaattaatttaacagagTTTTTTCTCGTAACCATTCATTCCTtcgtttgaataaatattgtcaaatGAAACTAGATTATAATAACGccatattttatgtaaattaataatctctTTTTCACGATAAGAagataatatttgttgtttatcTTCATTTGGTAGagaattgattaaaaaatagccaaaattaatttttttctttcttaattCTTTTTGTTCTTGTCTAAATGAACAATATTCATATCGTTTAGCAGATAGATACttaattaaatcataaaaatatgattgaatATAATCAAAATCTATTATTGAGTTGTTAATTTGtgcacaataatattttactgcaaaaatatttaaagttttttttgctAATAGATAAATTGTCTGTATTTTGGATGgaccatatttaaaaatgtcacttaaagatgattcatcaataaaacGATGAGCCCAATAGTTCAAAGATTCTTCAATGAATAAAGTTTCCATAACATTTGTTGAGTATAATCTTCTTGCTTCAAAATTGGTGACAACTTCGATTGTCATAAGTTGACTGATATGATATTCCAAACAATAATTCATAGCTTCTTTCAACATATATTCAACATCTAATTCTTCATCATGAATTATATTGTCATACATTAATTTGTATGATTCAACTGGATCAATGTCACCAATATTATCATGCCAGCAAATGTTATCATAATAGTCATCAAATGATGGCTTGGCAGAATCAATTCTAATTAATTTCCATGAAACATCAACTAACcaaccaaataaattttctccaaCTGGTCTTATTGCACATAGTAATTcttgtttcaataaaattggcaattttaaatcttcaatttGACTATATATCTCTTTTTCCCATTCAATTAGTTGACATGAATCAAAGTAATTTGGTTCTCTTAAAAATCCATCGTAAccatgttgatgaaaaaatttttttattttatttttcatttgtggTTGTTCCCATAAATTAATAGCAATTCTAATAATTGCTATTCTTGTCAAGttcaaattataatcaaataatttattcattgtgaaatgaaaaaaaaaaacgtgtttCTTTctgtgaattaaaaaaaatatatataaataaaattgacgattgattagaattatttaatttatttgaaaaaaaaaaaagaaaaaaacaaaccagaatattatatttgattattttgttgtcatgtatagttattttattgttaattaaattttacaatttgacAGTTGACTTTACTTTAATTGCACTGaaaattgcaataaaatttttggttataaattacatatagaatatttttgataacatAATGCGTTTGTTAGCTTAAATAAactatatgtaatttaaaaattaaatcaaaaacaatagaaaataaaaacttatacaatttgttaaaacaaataattatttttagcttaaaaagttgaatataaattataatttataagttttttatttatatttttattaacaaaacacattgtatttattgtaaatttacaaaaatgtaaaacatattcaaataatttttgacagTTAATCCTCCATTAAAACTTAGCGCCATCTTTTCAATAGTTGTCTCTTTATtgaaact is drawn from Aphidius gifuensis isolate YNYX2018 linkage group LG3, ASM1490517v1, whole genome shotgun sequence and contains these coding sequences:
- the LOC122851014 gene encoding uncharacterized protein LOC122851014: MKNKIKKFFHQHGYDGFLREPNYFDSCQLIEWEKEIYSQIEDLKLPILLKQELLCAIRPVGENLFGWLVDVSWKLIRIDSAKPSFDDYYDNICWHDNIGDIDPVESYKLMYDNIIHDEELDVEYMLKEAMNYCLEYHISQLMTIEVVTNFEARRLYSTNVMETLFIEESLNYWAHRFIDESSLSDIFKYGPSKIQTIYLLAKKTLNIFAVKYYCAQINNSIIDFDYIQSYFYDLIKYLSAKRYEYCSFRQEQKELRKKKINFGYFLINSLPNEDKQQILSSYREKEIINLHKIWRYYNLVSFDNIYSNEGMNGYEKKLC